Genomic DNA from Bacteroidota bacterium:
ATACATTGCCAACAATAGGTGCGGGTTGCCCGTTCACAATCATTTTGCCTTTGCCATTACTTAGTCTTCTGTTTAATCCATCGGCATAGCCAATGGGGACAGTGGCAATACGCATGTCTTTTTTCGCAAAGAACTTCCGGTTATAACCAATGCTTTCTCCTGCTTTAATGTCTTTGATCTGCGATATGGTGGTTTTAAGTGTATTCACGAACTCCAATTGTTTTTGCTCCTCCGCATTGCAGCCAATGCCGTACAGACCAATGCCCAGACGCACCATGTCGAACTGGGCTTGTGGGAAACGGCTGATGCCCGCGGAATTAAGCATGTGACTTAATACAGGATAGTTAAGCGAAGCTGCAATTTTTTTCTGCATTTTTTCAAACCGTGAAATTTGTTCTTTTGTAAAATCATCATGTTTAGCTTCATCAGCTGATGAGAGGTGAGAGAAGATTGATCGAACGTGAATGGTTTTATTCTCTTTTAAAAATGCGATCAATTCATCCAGTGTATTTTCTTCAAACCCTAACCTGTGCATACCTGTATCCAGTTTTATATGGATAGCAGCGGGTTTATCAGATCTGGTTAAAGCCACATTGCGTTTCAATGCTTCGTTAAACAATCGGATAATCCGCATGGAAAAAATTTCCGGTTCCAGTCCGTATTCGATCATCGCATCATAACCTTGTTCTTCCGGGTTCATAACCATTATAGGTAGTGTAATTCCTGCCTTCCTCAATTCAACTCCTTCATCGGCATACGCCACCGCTAAATAATCAACATGATGAAACTGCAATACATTCGCGATCTCGTAGCTGCCACTACCGTACGAAGAAGCTTTTACCATAGCCATGAGCTTTGTTCCTGGTTTTAATTTAGAGCGGAAATAATTCAGGTTATGCACAACAGCATTCAGATTTATTTCCATCACAGTTTCGTGAGCTTTTCGTTGCAGCAGTTTACTTATACGTTCAAACCCGAAAGTCCTCGCGCCTTTTATCAGGATGGCTTCATCATGAAAGCCGATATCACCATGATGCTTTAACAGGTCTTCTGTGCTGTCGTAAAAATGTTTGTTGATCGTAAATAATTTTGATTGCCGCTCAATGGCTTTGCCAATGCCTATCAGCCTGTAAATGCCTTTGGTTTCCAGCAGGTGTGCCACTTCTTTGTATAGTCGTTCTTCGTTTTTTCCACTTTGTAAAATATCGGAAAGTATAACTGTTTTTTTGATGTGTTGTTTGTGCTGGTTCAAAAAATCGAGCGCGATGTTCAATGAGCCTAAGTCGGAATTGTAACTGTCATTAATGATCGAACAGTTGTTGATGCCTTCCTTCATTTCCAAACGCATGGCGACAGGGCTCAGTAGCTGCATGCGCTGAGAGATGAGCGCAGACGAATAGTTTAAGTGCAAAAGTGTTGCCCAGCAATTTATAGCATTTTCAATGGAGGCATCATCGGTAAACGGGATCTCAATTTCAATTGTTTTCTTTTTAAATAAGCCTTCTATACTTGTATCATGCGGTTTTCTTTTGATACCTGTAATAATCAAATCGGCCCCTGTTTTTATCGACCAACTGAATGTGTTTTTTTGTTTCGCAGTCTGTATTTGTTTGTGTATCCCGCTATGGTCTTTGCAATAGATCAATGAAGAACAATTCTTAAACAATTTGAGTTTTTCCTGCATTTTTAAAGTGTGATCGGAAAAACTTTCATCATGCGCCTGACCTATATTGGTAATAAGTCCGATGGTAGGCTGGATAATTTTCTCAAGTTTTTCCATTTCACCGGGCATGGATATGCCGGCTTCAAAAATTCCAAGCTCATGTTCCTTGTTCAATTGCCATACTGATATGGGAACACCTACCTGCGAGTTATAACTTTTAGGACTGCGGACAATATTTTTGTCTTCCCGCATAAGTTGGTACAACCATTCTTTTACAATGGTTTTTCCGTTACTGCCTGTTATGCCAATAACAGGAATATTGAATTGTTTACGATGATAAGAAGCCAACTGCTGAAGTGCTCCAACACTATCTTTGACGTTCAAAAAGCAGGCTTCAGGATAGGTTGAAGCGTTTTCCGGTAATTGTTCAACAACAAAACAGCGTACTCCTTTTTCATAAAGCGCAGCAATAAATTTATGTCCATCATGCCGCTGCCCGTTGATGGCAAAAAACAAACTGCTATGCGTCGAGATAATATTCCGGCTGTCAATAACAAGGTGTCGTATGCCGTCAATACTTTCGCCCGAATGTGAGGCATTTATTATTGCGGCTATTTGTGCTGATGAGTACATGTAGTTTTTTTTGAAAGATGTCATTCCTTTCACAATGTACCTTCAAAGACTTTAATAATGGAAGTGATTTGTTCTTTTAAAGCAGGAATATCAATCTGAATTGTTGCCCAAACCTCACCCGCATCAACTCTAAAATATTCATGAACAAGTAAATTTCGGAATCCTTTGATTTTTTCCCACTCAACAGTTGCGAATTGTTTTCTTGTTTCCGCTGAAATATTAGCTGACGCCTCTCCGATTATTTCAAATTCGCGAATGATCGCGGCTTGCCTGAGTGTGTCTTTTAAAAACACCCTGGCATCCATACCTGCCGAAAACTCTTCGATAAGAAGAATCGCAGTTTTGATGTGCTGTAATCGTACAAAGTCGCGCTCAGGGTTTTTCATACAAAATTTCTATGTCGTTTTGTATGTAAGGAATAACAAAAGAGGAGATGCCTTTATCAGTACCTAGATCAACATGAAGTCCAAGTATTTTTTCTAATTCAATTCTATATCCGGATAAAGCCATAAGTCCAAGCGGCCTTTCCGGAGTTACCAAGATATCAATATCTGAGGATGTTTTTTGCTCATTACGGGCATAGGAACCAAATACGGAAATCTTCTTTACCGGTTTATCAACGAAGTAATTTTTGATTTTCTGGTATATATCCTTCTTGTTCATAAAGACAAATTTAACCTTTTCTTTTAAGAATTTTGATTAAAACAACTTCTGCACAAAGCCTCATAATTGCTTGTTTCACCAAGCATCACAAGGTCATCATTTGTTGTTTTCCTGTATGAATGATTAGCAAGGTCTCCGCAACGGATACAGATAGCATGTACTTTGGTAACATATTCAGCGCAGGCCAGTAATGAAGGCATAGGGCCAAAGGGACGTCCTTTATAATCCATGTCC
This window encodes:
- a CDS encoding bifunctional UDP-N-acetylmuramoyl-tripeptide:D-alanyl-D-alanine ligase/alanine racemase — its product is MYSSAQIAAIINASHSGESIDGIRHLVIDSRNIISTHSSLFFAINGQRHDGHKFIAALYEKGVRCFVVEQLPENASTYPEACFLNVKDSVGALQQLASYHRKQFNIPVIGITGSNGKTIVKEWLYQLMREDKNIVRSPKSYNSQVGVPISVWQLNKEHELGIFEAGISMPGEMEKLEKIIQPTIGLITNIGQAHDESFSDHTLKMQEKLKLFKNCSSLIYCKDHSGIHKQIQTAKQKNTFSWSIKTGADLIITGIKRKPHDTSIEGLFKKKTIEIEIPFTDDASIENAINCWATLLHLNYSSALISQRMQLLSPVAMRLEMKEGINNCSIINDSYNSDLGSLNIALDFLNQHKQHIKKTVILSDILQSGKNEERLYKEVAHLLETKGIYRLIGIGKAIERQSKLFTINKHFYDSTEDLLKHHGDIGFHDEAILIKGARTFGFERISKLLQRKAHETVMEINLNAVVHNLNYFRSKLKPGTKLMAMVKASSYGSGSYEIANVLQFHHVDYLAVAYADEGVELRKAGITLPIMVMNPEEQGYDAMIEYGLEPEIFSMRIIRLFNEALKRNVALTRSDKPAAIHIKLDTGMHRLGFEENTLDELIAFLKENKTIHVRSIFSHLSSADEAKHDDFTKEQISRFEKMQKKIAASLNYPVLSHMLNSAGISRFPQAQFDMVRLGIGLYGIGCNAEEQKQLEFVNTLKTTISQIKDIKAGESIGYNRKFFAKKDMRIATVPIGYADGLNRRLSNGKGKMIVNGQPAPIVGNVCMDMCMLDITGIPANESDEVIVFGKEYPVTQFANDAETIPYEVLTSMSRRVKRVYYQE
- a CDS encoding DUF86 domain-containing protein; translated protein: MKNPERDFVRLQHIKTAILLIEEFSAGMDARVFLKDTLRQAAIIREFEIIGEASANISAETRKQFATVEWEKIKGFRNLLVHEYFRVDAGEVWATIQIDIPALKEQITSIIKVFEGTL
- a CDS encoding nucleotidyltransferase domain-containing protein gives rise to the protein MNKKDIYQKIKNYFVDKPVKKISVFGSYARNEQKTSSDIDILVTPERPLGLMALSGYRIELEKILGLHVDLGTDKGISSFVIPYIQNDIEILYEKP